A part of Melittangium boletus DSM 14713 genomic DNA contains:
- a CDS encoding DNA internalization-related competence protein ComEC/Rec2 — protein sequence MSRFSWRDLTARPLFFPAVSLMLGAGLWVQQDAGSGLFQLLAASSLGVGLPWLARLPGAHLGVLLVLGLTGAGLASLEAGADVPPHLQEGGTAVLEGELERVERFDDSSRLLLAVARVGTGVGVPARFRTNLSARGALPPLLPGQRLRVEARLRPLEPASNPGEKDFTGKRHRQGITFTGGFQASRLLVLSPPPPWRQELARLQEGLTRAVNAVAPTSEAAALFLTLAAGQRAALDEGLEEDFSRSGLAHVLSVSGLHVAALALMTLALLRRVFVRLGSSIRGLRRVEARRLAAPVCVPFVWAYVVFTGNQPPAVRSAVMATVVLLGLALWRRADGLNSLAAAAALLVVWQPSSVADLSLQLSFLAVFSLLLLTPALREALPVPPPDPRESRRLARLWGKTRETVLETFCASGAVTLASLPLVAATFGRVSLAGFVSNIVCLPLCGVLTGFAAGGAALHVVAPWLATPLLWGGAWASQVLLWLTRFFAHVPLATLDVPAFGLGASLLFGCGLACWALGERRWRLGGLLAPGALGLALLLPHLMPEPGLRITFLSVGQGDGMVLSSRGHHALLDGGGVPGGADPGLRVVVPFLQAARIDRLDLAVLSHPHPDHALGLISALRQVPTERLWLPAGSTDGPLSRQLITAAAGATVEEVQRGHAVYTLGEATLEVLGPPEDRELMEGVNDRSVVLLVRHGDVTVLLPGDVEEEGEAALLESGRLGPVTVLKAPHHGSRTSSSEGLLAALRPRFAIFCVGRRNRFGFPHPQVEARYRALGTECLRTDLQGAITLESDGHDVRLSAFLPSTPPNVPEVVAEPLPHHQP from the coding sequence GTGAGCCGGTTTTCGTGGCGCGATTTGACCGCGCGTCCGCTGTTCTTTCCCGCCGTGAGCCTCATGCTCGGCGCGGGATTGTGGGTACAACAGGACGCGGGCAGCGGGTTATTCCAGCTTCTAGCGGCATCAAGCCTGGGCGTGGGCCTTCCGTGGCTCGCCCGCCTGCCTGGTGCCCACCTGGGCGTGCTGCTGGTCCTGGGCCTCACCGGCGCGGGGCTGGCGTCCCTGGAGGCCGGGGCGGACGTGCCCCCCCACCTCCAAGAGGGAGGCACGGCGGTGTTGGAGGGCGAATTGGAGCGCGTGGAGCGCTTCGACGACTCCTCGCGCCTGCTCCTGGCGGTGGCGCGCGTGGGCACCGGCGTGGGAGTTCCCGCCCGCTTCCGGACGAATCTCTCCGCCCGGGGAGCCCTCCCTCCCCTCCTGCCCGGGCAACGCCTGCGGGTCGAGGCCCGACTGCGTCCCCTCGAGCCCGCGTCGAACCCCGGAGAAAAGGATTTCACCGGGAAGCGCCATCGTCAGGGAATCACTTTCACCGGGGGATTCCAGGCGTCCCGATTGCTGGTGTTGTCTCCCCCGCCGCCGTGGCGCCAGGAATTGGCGCGGCTGCAGGAAGGGCTGACCCGGGCGGTGAACGCCGTGGCGCCGACCTCCGAGGCCGCGGCGCTCTTCCTCACCCTGGCCGCCGGACAGCGTGCCGCGCTCGATGAGGGGCTGGAGGAGGACTTCTCGCGCAGCGGGCTCGCGCATGTGCTGAGCGTGAGCGGATTGCACGTGGCGGCGCTCGCGCTCATGACGCTGGCGCTGCTGCGCCGGGTGTTCGTGCGGCTGGGGAGCTCGATTCGCGGCCTGCGGCGCGTGGAGGCCCGCCGGCTCGCGGCCCCCGTCTGCGTGCCCTTCGTCTGGGCCTACGTCGTCTTCACGGGCAATCAGCCTCCCGCGGTGCGCTCGGCGGTCATGGCGACGGTGGTGTTGCTGGGGCTCGCGCTCTGGCGGCGGGCGGATGGGCTCAACAGCCTCGCCGCCGCCGCGGCCCTGCTCGTCGTCTGGCAGCCCTCCAGCGTCGCCGATCTCTCGCTGCAACTGTCCTTCCTCGCCGTCTTCAGCCTGCTGCTGCTCACGCCCGCGCTGCGCGAGGCCCTTCCCGTCCCTCCGCCGGATCCCCGCGAGTCCCGGCGGCTCGCGCGCCTGTGGGGGAAGACTCGCGAGACGGTGCTGGAGACGTTCTGCGCGAGCGGCGCCGTCACGCTGGCCAGTCTGCCCCTGGTGGCCGCGACGTTCGGGAGGGTGAGCCTCGCGGGGTTCGTCTCCAACATCGTGTGCCTGCCCCTGTGTGGCGTGCTCACCGGCTTCGCCGCCGGGGGCGCGGCCCTCCACGTGGTGGCGCCCTGGCTGGCCACCCCGCTGCTATGGGGCGGCGCGTGGGCCTCGCAGGTGTTGCTGTGGCTCACCCGCTTCTTCGCCCACGTGCCCCTGGCCACGCTGGACGTGCCCGCGTTCGGCCTCGGGGCCTCGCTCCTGTTCGGGTGTGGGCTCGCGTGCTGGGCCCTGGGTGAGCGGCGCTGGCGTCTGGGCGGACTCCTGGCGCCCGGGGCGTTGGGTCTGGCCCTGCTCCTGCCCCACCTCATGCCCGAGCCGGGTCTGCGCATCACCTTCCTGTCCGTGGGACAGGGCGACGGCATGGTGCTCAGCTCCCGCGGCCACCATGCCCTGCTCGACGGCGGCGGCGTGCCCGGAGGCGCGGACCCGGGGCTCCGGGTCGTCGTCCCCTTCCTCCAGGCCGCGCGCATCGACCGGCTCGACCTGGCGGTGCTCTCCCATCCCCATCCGGATCATGCGCTCGGGCTCATCTCCGCGCTGCGGCAGGTGCCCACCGAGCGGCTCTGGCTGCCCGCGGGCAGCACGGACGGGCCCCTGTCCCGCCAGCTCATCACCGCGGCGGCCGGAGCCACCGTCGAGGAGGTACAGCGGGGCCACGCCGTGTACACGCTCGGCGAGGCGACCCTGGAAGTGCTCGGCCCTCCCGAGGACCGCGAGTTGATGGAGGGGGTGAACGATCGGAGCGTGGTGCTGCTCGTGCGCCATGGCGACGTCACGGTGCTCCTGCCCGGAGACGTGGAGGAAGAGGGAGAGGCCGCGCTGCTGGAGAGTGGACGGCTCGGGCCGGTGACGGTGCTCAAGGCGCCCCACCATGGCTCGCGCACGTCCTCCTCCGAGGGCCTGCTCGCGGCGCTGCGTCCCCGCTTCGCCATCTTCTGCGTGGGCCGCCGCAACCGCTTCGGCTTCCCCCATCCCCAAGTGGAGGCCCGCTACCGGGCCCTGGGCACCGAGTGTCTGCGCACCGACCTTCAAGGGGCCATCACCCTGGAGAGCGATGGGCACGACGTCCGCTTGAGCGCCTTCCTGCCCTCCACACCACCCAACGTGCCGGAGGTCGTTGCCGAGCCCCTGCCTCATCACCAGCCTTAG
- a CDS encoding carbohydrate-binding family 9-like protein — protein sequence MRSASLLLSSLLLVLVSTACRDEQAGPRPRTQALPPPTQVRFLDAAPSDLTYRADTTFAGGTVRYLGSRVSPRGAAPGQPVQLAHYFEALQPPPQGWEFFVHVVDPTTGQMLANADHGFAGGLAPLETWPVGKVAEDVHTLPMPAMPGRVVLGFWRGNARLGVDDPKAHAGDNRMWGPELGGALPAPPEYLVHRAAQAPVIDGVLDDAAWKAAAPVVLRGSFDGRPMSLRTEARLTYDERHLYVAFDVEDPDVWGTFRQRDEPLYTQEVVEVFLDANADGRTYNELQVSPHNVHFDAYFPARRRGMDLSWDSGMVSAVKVRGSLDDPSDKDEGWRVEMKIPFARLAEVPHVPPQKGDRWRFNLYRLEHPGRRAEEGQSFSPLFVGDFHALPRFGWLVFD from the coding sequence ATGCGCTCCGCCTCCCTCCTCCTGTCCTCGTTGCTGCTCGTGCTCGTGTCCACCGCCTGCCGCGACGAACAGGCGGGTCCGAGGCCCCGCACCCAGGCCCTGCCTCCACCCACGCAGGTCCGCTTCCTGGACGCCGCTCCGTCGGACCTGACCTACCGGGCGGACACCACGTTCGCCGGAGGCACGGTGCGCTATCTGGGCTCGCGCGTGTCCCCGCGAGGCGCCGCTCCCGGCCAGCCCGTCCAGCTCGCCCATTACTTCGAGGCCCTGCAACCGCCTCCCCAGGGCTGGGAGTTCTTCGTGCACGTCGTGGACCCCACGACGGGACAGATGCTGGCCAACGCGGACCATGGCTTCGCGGGCGGACTGGCCCCCTTGGAGACCTGGCCCGTGGGCAAGGTGGCGGAGGATGTCCACACGCTTCCCATGCCGGCCATGCCCGGCCGGGTGGTGCTCGGCTTCTGGCGGGGAAACGCGCGGCTGGGGGTGGATGACCCGAAGGCGCACGCGGGAGACAACCGGATGTGGGGCCCGGAGCTGGGGGGCGCCCTCCCGGCCCCGCCCGAGTACCTCGTCCACCGCGCCGCCCAGGCGCCGGTGATCGACGGCGTGCTCGACGACGCGGCCTGGAAGGCGGCCGCCCCCGTGGTGCTGCGAGGCAGCTTCGATGGCCGTCCCATGTCGCTGCGCACGGAGGCCCGGTTGACCTATGACGAGCGGCACCTCTATGTGGCCTTCGACGTGGAGGACCCCGATGTCTGGGGCACGTTCCGTCAGCGGGACGAGCCCCTCTACACCCAGGAAGTGGTGGAGGTCTTCCTCGACGCCAACGCGGACGGGAGGACCTACAACGAGCTGCAGGTGTCTCCGCACAACGTGCACTTCGACGCCTACTTCCCCGCGCGTCGGCGGGGCATGGACTTGAGCTGGGACTCGGGGATGGTCAGCGCGGTGAAGGTGCGGGGCTCGCTGGACGACCCCTCTGATAAGGACGAAGGCTGGCGGGTGGAGATGAAGATTCCCTTCGCGCGCCTCGCCGAGGTGCCGCACGTGCCACCCCAGAAGGGAGACCGCTGGCGCTTCAATCTCTACCGCTTGGAGCATCCGGGACGGCGAGCAGAGGAGGGCCAGTCCTTCTCCCCGCTCTTCGTGGGGGACTTCCACGCCCTGCCGCGCTTTGGCTGGCTCGTCTTCGACTGA
- a CDS encoding quaternary amine ABC transporter ATP-binding protein, which translates to MLATTSDALTQTPSTTAETAARGAPLDTTISVRGLRKLYGGDSDKALELLAQGVSKEKILESTGCTVAIQDANFEVRRGEIFVIMGLSGSGKSTVLRCLNRLIEPSAGSVVVDGIDVTRADKQRLLEVRRRKIAMVFQNFGLLPHRSLVHNVEYGLEMQGVEKATRRAKALHALGLVGLQGYADKLPRELSGGMQQRVGLARALATDSDILLMDEAFSALDPLIRKQMQDELLDLQARMNKTLVFITHDLDEALKLGSRIAIMRDGAIVQIGTPEEILTRPANDYVRAFIQDVDRTRIITAGAIAKRSDVVIHPKAGPALAVKRMRELGSSTLFVMDPLRKFLGLVHIEDALRLVSENVHDLGRIIRADVPTTTPDTPLAKLVAVAASTRIPISVVAEDGTFQGIVDRASLLACIAGETR; encoded by the coding sequence ATGTTGGCTACTACTTCTGACGCGCTCACGCAGACCCCGTCCACGACCGCGGAGACCGCCGCACGGGGGGCGCCGCTGGATACGACCATCTCGGTCCGGGGGCTGCGCAAGCTCTACGGCGGTGACTCCGACAAGGCCCTCGAACTGCTCGCCCAGGGGGTCTCCAAGGAGAAGATCCTCGAGAGCACCGGCTGCACGGTGGCCATCCAGGACGCCAACTTCGAGGTCCGCCGCGGCGAGATCTTCGTCATCATGGGCCTGTCGGGCAGTGGCAAGTCCACGGTGCTGCGCTGCCTCAACCGGCTCATCGAGCCGAGCGCGGGCAGCGTGGTGGTGGACGGCATCGACGTCACCCGGGCGGACAAGCAGCGGCTGCTCGAGGTGCGCCGGCGGAAGATCGCCATGGTCTTCCAGAACTTCGGCCTGCTGCCGCACCGCTCGCTGGTGCACAACGTGGAATATGGGCTGGAGATGCAGGGCGTGGAGAAGGCCACGCGGCGCGCCAAGGCCCTGCACGCGCTCGGGCTGGTGGGGCTCCAGGGCTACGCGGACAAGCTGCCCCGCGAGCTCAGCGGCGGCATGCAGCAGCGGGTGGGGCTGGCGCGCGCGCTGGCCACCGACTCGGACATCCTCCTCATGGACGAGGCCTTCAGCGCGCTCGATCCCCTCATCCGCAAGCAGATGCAGGACGAACTGCTCGACTTGCAGGCGCGGATGAACAAGACGCTCGTCTTCATCACGCACGACCTGGACGAGGCCCTCAAGCTCGGCAGCCGCATCGCCATCATGCGCGACGGCGCCATCGTGCAGATCGGCACGCCGGAGGAGATCCTCACCCGGCCGGCCAACGACTACGTGCGCGCGTTCATCCAGGACGTGGATCGCACGCGCATCATCACCGCGGGCGCCATCGCGAAGCGGTCCGATGTCGTCATCCACCCGAAGGCCGGTCCGGCCCTGGCCGTGAAGCGGATGCGCGAGCTGGGCTCCTCCACGCTCTTCGTGATGGATCCCCTGCGCAAGTTCCTGGGCCTGGTGCACATCGAGGACGCGCTCCGGCTGGTGAGCGAGAACGTGCATGACCTGGGGCGCATCATCCGCGCCGACGTGCCCACCACCACGCCGGACACGCCCCTGGCGAAGCTGGTGGCCGTGGCGGCCAGCACGCGCATCCCCATCTCCGTCGTCGCCGAGGACGGCACCTTCCAGGGCATCGTGGACCGCGCCTCGCTTCTGGCGTGCATCGCGGGGGAGACGCGCTGA
- the cysS gene encoding cysteine--tRNA ligase: MAAASIRLFNTMTMQKETLVPEVPGKVGVYVCGPTVYSYVHIGNARTFTSFDVVVRYLRYRGFEVRYVRNYTDVDDKIIKAARETGEQPVALAARFVEAFREDARALHLLEPDVSPKVSDHLPEILRIIGTLVDKGVAYESQGDVYFSVRAYPDYAKLSKRNLEELCMGERVQPGEQKREPADFALWKAAKPGEPSWDSPWGKGRPGWHIECSAMSARYLGETFDIHGGGLDLIFPHHENELAQSEAASGKTFARYWMHCGFLDLEGAKMSKSLGNVVSLREALGRVDPEALRFFFLSTHYRHPLAFSDKGLADAELRMEYFYETLRKVDERVGGKEFAPGPLHGEPARFLREFESLMDDDFNSAGALGALSGLFGAMNELTDKPPVKDKALVGRTLQALREDVRKVSGVLGLFEDEPSHWLLRRRDRAVKERGLDVARVEGLMAARVEARKVKDFAEADRLRGELKALGVEIMDTAGGTVWKVA; this comes from the coding sequence GTGGCCGCGGCATCCATCCGCCTTTTCAACACGATGACGATGCAGAAGGAGACCCTGGTGCCCGAGGTCCCGGGCAAGGTCGGGGTCTACGTCTGTGGTCCCACGGTCTACAGCTACGTGCACATTGGCAACGCCCGGACGTTCACCTCCTTCGACGTGGTGGTGCGCTATCTGCGCTACCGCGGCTTCGAGGTGCGCTACGTGCGCAACTACACCGACGTGGACGACAAGATCATCAAGGCCGCCCGGGAGACGGGGGAGCAGCCGGTGGCCCTGGCCGCCCGCTTCGTGGAGGCCTTCCGCGAGGATGCCCGGGCGCTGCACCTGCTGGAGCCGGACGTGTCGCCCAAGGTGAGCGATCACCTGCCGGAAATCCTCCGCATCATCGGCACGCTGGTGGACAAGGGCGTGGCCTACGAGTCCCAGGGCGACGTGTACTTCTCCGTGCGCGCCTACCCGGACTATGCCAAGTTGTCCAAGCGCAACCTGGAAGAGTTGTGCATGGGCGAGCGCGTGCAACCCGGTGAGCAGAAGCGCGAGCCGGCCGACTTCGCGCTGTGGAAGGCTGCCAAGCCCGGAGAGCCCTCCTGGGACAGTCCCTGGGGCAAGGGCCGGCCGGGCTGGCACATCGAGTGCTCGGCCATGAGCGCCCGCTACCTGGGCGAGACCTTCGACATCCATGGCGGGGGGTTGGATCTCATCTTCCCGCACCACGAGAACGAGCTGGCCCAGAGCGAGGCGGCGAGCGGAAAGACCTTCGCGCGCTACTGGATGCACTGCGGCTTCCTCGACCTCGAGGGGGCGAAGATGTCCAAGTCGCTCGGCAACGTGGTGAGTCTGCGCGAGGCGCTGGGCAGGGTGGATCCCGAGGCGCTGCGCTTCTTCTTCCTGTCCACGCACTACCGCCACCCCCTGGCCTTTTCCGACAAGGGCCTGGCGGACGCCGAGCTGCGCATGGAGTACTTCTACGAGACGCTGCGCAAGGTGGACGAGCGCGTGGGCGGTAAGGAGTTCGCCCCGGGTCCGCTGCACGGGGAGCCCGCCCGCTTCCTGCGCGAGTTCGAGTCCCTGATGGACGATGACTTCAACTCCGCGGGCGCCCTGGGCGCCCTGTCGGGCCTCTTCGGGGCCATGAACGAGTTGACGGACAAGCCTCCCGTCAAGGACAAGGCGCTGGTGGGCCGCACCTTGCAGGCGCTGCGCGAGGACGTGCGCAAGGTGTCCGGGGTCCTGGGACTCTTCGAGGACGAGCCCTCGCATTGGCTCCTGCGGCGCCGGGATCGGGCGGTCAAGGAGCGGGGCCTGGACGTGGCGCGCGTGGAGGGGCTGATGGCGGCGCGCGTGGAGGCGCGCAAGGTCAAGGACTTCGCCGAGGCGGACCGGCTGCGCGGCGAGCTCAAGGCCCTGGGGGTGGAGATCATGGACACCGCCGGGGGCACCGTGTGGAAGGTGGCGTGA
- a CDS encoding ABC transporter permease has protein sequence MDLHIGDVFERLIDGLKDRFDPFFHATADGLTTAIRGLEGLLLLAPSYVLIGLVAAASWRLSGIGSAALSGLGLLLIDAMGLWQATMETLALVLSSALVSLMLGIPLGILASYNRWLARGLRPLLDSMQTMPAFVYLIPAVLFFRLGKVPGVVATVIFAMPPAVRLTQLGIQQVPRDVVEAAVAFGSTPRQLLWHVQLPIALPTLLAGVNQTLMLSLSMVVISAMIGAGGLGEQVLKGITQLRIGLGFESGIAVVILAIVLDRLTNALGQPRSRPT, from the coding sequence ATGGACTTGCATATTGGAGATGTGTTCGAGCGCCTGATCGACGGGCTCAAGGATCGTTTCGACCCCTTCTTCCACGCCACGGCGGATGGGCTCACCACCGCCATCCGGGGCCTGGAGGGGCTGCTGCTGCTCGCGCCCAGCTACGTGCTCATCGGGCTGGTGGCGGCGGCTTCGTGGCGGTTGAGCGGAATCGGGTCCGCGGCGCTCTCTGGGCTGGGCCTGTTGCTCATCGACGCCATGGGCCTGTGGCAGGCGACGATGGAAACGCTCGCGCTGGTGCTCAGCTCGGCGCTGGTGTCGCTGATGCTGGGCATCCCCCTGGGCATCCTGGCGTCCTACAACCGGTGGTTGGCGCGGGGGCTGCGTCCCTTGCTGGACTCCATGCAGACGATGCCCGCCTTCGTCTACCTCATCCCCGCGGTGCTCTTCTTCCGGCTGGGGAAGGTGCCGGGCGTGGTGGCGACCGTCATCTTCGCCATGCCGCCCGCGGTGCGGCTCACCCAACTGGGCATCCAGCAGGTGCCTCGGGACGTCGTGGAGGCGGCCGTCGCCTTTGGCTCCACGCCGCGCCAGTTGCTCTGGCACGTGCAGTTGCCCATCGCCCTGCCCACGCTGCTGGCCGGGGTGAACCAGACCCTCATGCTGTCGCTCTCCATGGTGGTCATCTCCGCGATGATCGGCGCCGGTGGACTGGGCGAGCAGGTGTTGAAGGGCATCACCCAGCTGCGCATCGGGCTGGGTTTCGAGAGCGGCATCGCGGTGGTCATCCTGGCCATCGTGCTCGACCGCCTGACCAACGCGCTGGGCCAGCCCCGGTCGCGTCCCACGTGA
- a CDS encoding CarD family transcriptional regulator gives MQTSFKTGDKAVYPGQGVGEVMGIEHTEVAGQRQSFYVLRILENGMRIMIPINKVGSVGLREIISEEDVKQVYSILKEKDISVDSTTWNRRYREYMEKIKTGSVFEIAEVLRDLYLLKGDKDLSFGERKMLDTARSLLIKELSLAKDCSEDEIESDLKKIFNLA, from the coding sequence GTGCAGACGAGCTTCAAGACCGGTGATAAGGCTGTTTACCCTGGCCAGGGCGTCGGCGAGGTGATGGGTATCGAGCACACCGAGGTCGCTGGGCAGCGTCAGTCCTTCTACGTGCTGCGCATCCTGGAGAATGGGATGCGCATCATGATCCCAATCAACAAGGTGGGCTCGGTTGGCCTCCGGGAGATCATCAGCGAGGAGGACGTCAAGCAGGTCTACTCCATCCTGAAGGAGAAGGACATCTCGGTCGACTCCACGACGTGGAACCGTCGCTACCGGGAGTACATGGAGAAGATCAAGACCGGCTCCGTGTTCGAGATCGCCGAGGTGCTGCGTGACCTCTACCTGCTCAAGGGCGACAAGGACCTCTCCTTCGGCGAGCGCAAGATGCTGGACACGGCGCGCTCGCTCCTCATCAAGGAACTGTCGCTGGCCAAGGACTGCTCCGAGGACGAGATCGAGTCGGACCTGAAGAAGATCTTCAATCTGGCCTGA
- a CDS encoding glycine betaine ABC transporter substrate-binding protein codes for MNRTTPALLLALTASVLLGTGCKKEQPAEAPAEAKAPAKGTVKLVYVNWAEGVAMTHLAKAILEDRMGYQVELTMADVAPVFTALAGGDSDAFLDAWLPLTHKEYMERFQGKVEDLGTNYEGARIGLVVPSYVKASSISDLQAMKGELDGQIVGIDSGAGIMSTTEKALEAYKLDIKLMTSSGPAMAATLQDAIKRERPVVVTGWKPHWKFARWDLKFLDDPKGVYGGAESIHTLTRLGLEKDKPEVAAFLRSFKLDDQQLGGLMGAVADTKGDPSQAVREWMKQNAALVDGWLPKS; via the coding sequence ATGAATCGAACCACGCCCGCCTTGTTGCTGGCGCTCACCGCCAGCGTGTTGCTGGGCACCGGCTGCAAGAAGGAGCAGCCCGCCGAGGCCCCGGCCGAGGCGAAGGCCCCGGCCAAGGGCACCGTCAAGCTCGTGTACGTGAACTGGGCCGAGGGCGTGGCGATGACCCACCTGGCCAAGGCCATCCTCGAGGACCGGATGGGCTACCAGGTGGAGTTGACCATGGCGGACGTCGCGCCGGTCTTCACCGCGCTGGCCGGAGGCGACAGCGATGCCTTCCTCGACGCCTGGCTGCCGCTCACCCACAAGGAGTACATGGAGCGCTTCCAGGGCAAGGTGGAGGACCTGGGGACGAACTACGAGGGGGCTCGGATCGGACTGGTGGTGCCCTCCTACGTGAAGGCCTCCAGCATTTCGGACCTCCAGGCCATGAAGGGGGAGCTCGACGGGCAGATCGTCGGCATCGACTCGGGGGCGGGCATCATGAGCACCACGGAGAAGGCGCTCGAGGCCTACAAGCTGGACATCAAGCTGATGACGTCCAGCGGCCCCGCGATGGCGGCCACCCTGCAGGACGCCATCAAGCGGGAGCGCCCGGTGGTGGTGACGGGCTGGAAGCCGCACTGGAAGTTCGCCCGGTGGGATCTCAAGTTCCTCGATGATCCCAAGGGCGTCTACGGGGGCGCGGAGAGCATCCACACCCTGACCCGTCTGGGGCTGGAGAAGGACAAGCCCGAGGTGGCGGCCTTCCTGCGCTCCTTCAAACTGGATGATCAGCAGCTCGGCGGCCTCATGGGCGCCGTGGCCGACACCAAGGGCGACCCGTCCCAGGCGGTCCGCGAGTGGATGAAGCAGAACGCGGCGCTGGTGGACGGCTGGCTGCCGAAGTCCTGA
- a CDS encoding FHA domain-containing protein produces the protein MNFEFEHLGTPTPFELSEGEHLLGGGEDDQIRLEGLPPGLLTLRIGEGRLMVEARHSFTVEGVLVPPGVPRLVLPGEVVGLSEDMSLRVRGPERETERQVGTMAVLKHLLVDLDAPLVSRAATLQCLTGAEVGRTFALAEAVTELGRGQAASVRLRDRAVSRSHARIRHEEGTFFLEDQDSPNGVFLNGQRVDAPRALQEGDVIELGRTLLRFQAPVAEPPPPAPEPPPGEPPAPVAPESTAPERRQGRWEPWLLGLGALLALVGLLSTWALAT, from the coding sequence ATGAACTTCGAATTCGAGCACCTGGGCACCCCTACCCCCTTCGAGTTGTCCGAGGGCGAGCACCTGCTGGGCGGCGGCGAGGACGATCAGATCCGGCTCGAGGGGCTGCCCCCGGGACTGCTGACGCTGCGCATCGGGGAGGGGCGATTGATGGTGGAGGCCCGCCATTCCTTCACGGTGGAAGGGGTCCTGGTGCCTCCGGGCGTGCCTCGTCTCGTGCTGCCCGGGGAGGTGGTGGGACTGAGCGAGGACATGAGCCTGCGGGTGCGGGGACCCGAGAGGGAGACGGAGCGGCAGGTGGGCACCATGGCCGTGCTCAAGCATCTCCTCGTGGACCTGGACGCCCCCCTGGTCTCGCGAGCCGCGACCCTCCAGTGCCTCACCGGAGCCGAGGTGGGCCGGACCTTCGCCCTCGCCGAGGCCGTGACCGAGCTGGGCCGGGGACAGGCGGCCTCCGTGCGGCTACGGGACAGGGCCGTGTCGCGCAGTCACGCGCGCATCCGCCACGAGGAGGGCACCTTCTTCCTGGAGGACCAGGACAGCCCCAATGGCGTCTTCCTCAATGGGCAGCGGGTGGACGCGCCGCGAGCGCTCCAGGAAGGAGACGTCATCGAGCTGGGACGGACCCTGCTGCGCTTCCAGGCCCCGGTGGCCGAGCCGCCTCCGCCAGCACCCGAACCTCCACCCGGAGAACCCCCCGCTCCCGTGGCCCCCGAAAGCACGGCGCCAGAGCGCCGCCAGGGACGGTGGGAACCGTGGCTCCTCGGGCTCGGGGCGCTCCTGGCGCTGGTGGGACTGCTCTCGACCTGGGCGCTGGCGACCTGA
- a CDS encoding FHA domain-containing protein has translation MSPPNPKRPPRSPRPTPGETTARSDDVELPFDDDEVAPLQADDPRPQRVPQFPVGSRRRGHRSGSGSSRENKDREMPPARFSSGEYEDSGHARAFLYVERGPGAGQLVPIQQGTLRLGRSSASDLRLQHPSISRRHAQLMRSGDRLILKDLGSQNGTYVNRVRLHTERELFSGDEIALGNALLRVRGPGPTPARPPIPYSRTPSSLRARMSGQRMMLLASATGALVAVFLMLPLMRVMRAMSPAPVGGVERAEAPSSPDITEAIEDVVPSTPARAAPPPEAAPRSQALAGMARAAAPRVKEGSVKPAARPSLGGADAARNPEEEVEILAHYEAGRIDAALALARTERREALAGLLSRFQEEWKAGTAALAAKDAPSAIPHLNTALALDQEIAKGWGVLAPRVRKALSQAQLQAEGK, from the coding sequence ATGAGCCCTCCCAATCCCAAGCGCCCACCCCGCTCTCCCCGCCCGACGCCCGGGGAAACGACGGCGCGCTCGGACGACGTGGAATTGCCCTTCGATGACGACGAGGTGGCACCCCTCCAGGCGGATGATCCCCGCCCCCAGCGCGTGCCCCAGTTCCCCGTGGGCTCGCGCCGGCGGGGGCACCGGAGCGGCTCGGGCTCATCCCGGGAAAACAAGGATCGGGAGATGCCGCCCGCCCGGTTCTCCTCCGGCGAGTACGAGGACTCGGGCCATGCGCGCGCGTTCCTCTATGTCGAGCGAGGACCGGGTGCCGGACAGCTCGTCCCCATCCAGCAGGGCACGCTGCGGCTGGGACGCTCCTCCGCGTCCGACCTGAGGCTGCAGCACCCCTCCATCAGCCGGCGCCATGCCCAGCTCATGCGCTCGGGCGACCGGCTCATCCTGAAGGACCTCGGCAGCCAGAACGGCACCTACGTCAACCGCGTCCGGCTCCACACCGAGCGCGAGCTGTTCTCGGGGGATGAAATCGCCCTGGGCAACGCGCTGCTGCGGGTCCGTGGCCCGGGGCCGACTCCCGCCCGGCCCCCCATCCCCTACAGCCGCACGCCCTCGTCGCTCCGGGCGCGCATGAGCGGCCAGCGCATGATGCTGCTCGCCTCCGCCACGGGGGCCCTGGTGGCCGTTTTCCTCATGTTGCCCTTGATGCGGGTGATGCGCGCCATGTCGCCCGCCCCCGTGGGCGGCGTGGAGCGGGCCGAGGCGCCCTCGTCTCCGGACATCACGGAGGCCATCGAGGACGTGGTGCCCTCCACCCCTGCCCGGGCGGCCCCTCCTCCCGAGGCGGCGCCCCGAAGCCAGGCCCTCGCCGGCATGGCCCGGGCCGCCGCGCCCCGGGTGAAGGAGGGTTCCGTCAAGCCCGCCGCCCGGCCCTCGCTCGGGGGAGCCGACGCCGCGCGAAACCCCGAGGAAGAGGTGGAAATCCTCGCCCATTACGAGGCAGGACGTATCGACGCGGCCCTGGCACTGGCCCGGACGGAGCGGCGCGAGGCCCTGGCCGGCCTGCTCTCGCGCTTCCAGGAAGAATGGAAGGCGGGGACCGCCGCCCTCGCGGCCAAGGACGCCCCTTCCGCCATTCCCCACCTGAACACGGCGCTCGCGTTGGACCAGGAGATCGCCAAGGGATGGGGCGTCCTGGCGCCCCGCGTGCGGAAGGCCCTGTCCCAGGCGCAGCTCCAAGCCGAAGGCAAATAG